From a region of the Microbacterium sp. nov. GSS16 genome:
- the gyrA gene encoding DNA gyrase subunit A — MTDEERPDITAGHEHGRINQVDLQSEMQRSYLDYAMAVIVGRALPDVRDGLKPVHRRVLYGMYDGGFRPDKSFSKCARVVGEVMGQYHPHGDTAIYDTLVRLVQPWSLRYPLALGQGNFGSPGNMGAAAPRYTETKMAPLALEMVRDIEEDTVDFSPNYDGQTQEPDVLPARFPNLLVNGSIGIAVGMATNIPPHNLREVSAAALWALENPQLPREELLEGLIQRVPGPDFPTGAQILGTKGIHEAYRTGRGSITMRAIVEVEEIQGRTCLVITELPYQVNPDNLAVKIGDLARDGKITGIADIRDESSDRTGQRLVVVLKRDAVAKVVLNNLYKHTQLQENFGANMLAIVDGVPRTLGLDGFITHWLDHQLDVIVRRTGFRLRKAQARMHILQGYLKALDALDEVIALIRRSPTVDEAREGLKALLDIDDDQAEAILQMQLRRLAALERQKIIDEATELELKIADYKEIIATEARQRDIVRHELTEIVDRFGDERRTHILHGFDGDMSMEDLIPVEEMVVTVTREGYIKRTRSDNYRSQHRGGKGVKGAQLRADDLVEHFFVTTTHHWLLFFTDKGRVYRTKTYEVPEAGRDAKGQHVANLLALQPDEKIAQVLAISDYQAKDYLVLATRSGLVKKTRLGDYDTNRQGGVIAIRLRETDELVSAKLVNSDEDILLISAKGMSVRFHATDEALRPMGRATEGVRGMKFRDDDDCLLSASVVHDESFVFTVTDGGYAKRTTVADYKVQKRGGTGIKVAKLSDERGVLAGGLIVSEDDEVLVVLSSGKVVRSAVAEVPAKGRDTMGVVFARMSGDDRILAVARNSERGIEEDDESLGEIEVSEPATPPADTPEA, encoded by the coding sequence ATGACTGACGAAGAACGCCCCGACATCACCGCGGGCCACGAGCACGGCCGCATCAACCAGGTCGACCTGCAGTCCGAGATGCAGCGGTCGTACCTCGACTACGCGATGGCGGTCATCGTCGGTCGCGCGCTGCCCGACGTGCGCGACGGACTCAAGCCCGTGCACCGCCGTGTGCTGTACGGCATGTACGACGGCGGTTTCCGCCCCGACAAGTCGTTCTCGAAGTGCGCGCGCGTCGTCGGCGAGGTGATGGGTCAGTACCACCCGCACGGTGACACCGCGATCTACGACACCCTCGTCCGTCTCGTGCAGCCGTGGTCGCTGCGCTACCCGCTCGCGCTCGGGCAGGGCAACTTCGGCTCCCCCGGCAACATGGGCGCCGCCGCTCCCCGGTACACCGAGACGAAGATGGCTCCGCTCGCGCTCGAGATGGTGCGCGACATCGAAGAGGACACGGTCGACTTCTCGCCGAACTACGACGGGCAGACTCAGGAGCCCGACGTGCTGCCCGCGCGGTTCCCGAACCTGCTCGTCAACGGCTCGATCGGCATCGCGGTCGGCATGGCGACCAACATCCCCCCGCACAACCTGCGCGAGGTGTCGGCCGCCGCGCTCTGGGCGCTCGAGAACCCGCAGCTCCCCCGCGAGGAGCTTCTCGAAGGTCTCATCCAGCGCGTTCCGGGACCGGACTTCCCCACCGGCGCGCAGATCCTCGGCACCAAGGGCATCCACGAGGCGTATCGCACCGGTCGCGGCTCGATCACGATGCGCGCGATCGTCGAGGTCGAGGAGATCCAAGGGCGCACCTGCCTCGTCATCACCGAGCTGCCGTACCAGGTCAACCCCGACAATCTCGCCGTGAAGATCGGCGACCTGGCCCGCGACGGCAAGATCACCGGCATCGCCGACATCCGCGACGAGTCCTCCGACCGCACCGGTCAGCGCCTCGTCGTCGTGCTCAAGCGCGACGCCGTCGCGAAGGTCGTGCTGAACAACCTGTACAAGCACACCCAGCTGCAGGAGAACTTCGGCGCGAACATGCTCGCGATCGTCGACGGCGTGCCGCGCACGCTCGGCCTCGACGGGTTCATCACCCACTGGCTCGACCACCAGCTCGACGTCATCGTCCGCCGCACCGGATTCCGACTGCGCAAGGCGCAGGCGCGCATGCACATCCTGCAGGGCTACCTCAAGGCGCTCGACGCACTCGACGAGGTCATCGCCCTGATCCGCCGCTCGCCCACGGTCGACGAGGCGCGCGAGGGCCTGAAGGCGCTGCTCGATATCGACGACGACCAGGCTGAGGCGATCCTGCAGATGCAGCTGCGTCGCCTGGCCGCACTCGAGCGGCAGAAGATCATCGACGAGGCCACCGAGCTCGAGCTGAAGATCGCCGACTACAAGGAGATCATCGCCACCGAGGCACGTCAGCGCGACATCGTGCGTCACGAGCTCACCGAGATCGTCGACCGCTTCGGTGACGAGCGTCGCACACACATCCTGCACGGCTTCGACGGCGACATGTCGATGGAGGACCTCATCCCCGTCGAGGAGATGGTCGTCACCGTCACCCGTGAGGGATACATCAAGCGCACGCGCAGCGACAACTATCGCTCTCAGCACCGCGGCGGCAAGGGAGTGAAGGGCGCGCAGCTGCGCGCCGACGATCTCGTCGAGCACTTCTTCGTCACCACCACGCACCACTGGCTGCTGTTCTTCACCGACAAGGGTCGCGTCTACCGCACCAAGACCTACGAGGTGCCCGAGGCGGGGCGCGATGCGAAGGGTCAGCACGTTGCGAACCTGCTCGCGCTGCAGCCCGACGAGAAGATCGCCCAGGTGCTCGCGATCAGCGACTACCAGGCGAAGGACTATCTGGTGCTCGCCACTCGCAGCGGACTGGTGAAGAAGACCCGCCTCGGCGATTACGACACCAACCGCCAGGGCGGCGTCATCGCCATCCGACTCCGTGAGACCGACGAGCTGGTCAGCGCGAAGCTCGTCAACTCCGATGAGGACATCCTGCTCATCAGCGCCAAGGGAATGTCGGTGCGCTTCCACGCCACCGACGAGGCGCTGCGACCGATGGGCCGCGCGACCGAGGGCGTGCGGGGCATGAAGTTCAGGGACGACGATGACTGCCTGCTCTCGGCATCCGTCGTCCACGACGAATCCTTCGTCTTCACCGTCACCGACGGCGGGTACGCGAAGCGCACGACCGTCGCCGACTACAAGGTGCAGAAGCGCGGTGGAACGGGCATCAAGGTCGCCAAGCTGAGCGACGAACGGGGCGTTCTCGCCGGTGGTCTCATCGTCTCCGAGGACGACGAGGTCTTGGTGGTTCTCTCCAGCGGCAAGGTGGTACGCTCTGCCGTGGCCGAGGTGCCGGCTAAGGGTCGCGACACGATGGGAGTCGTGTTCGCCCGCATGTCTGGCGACGATCGCATCCTCGCCGTCGCACGCAACAGCGAGCGCGGCATCGAGGAGGATGACGAGTCTCTCGGCGAGATCGAGGTCTCCGAGCCCGCCACGCCACCCGCTGACACCCCCGAAGCCTGA